The Pseudofrankia inefficax genome window below encodes:
- a CDS encoding FAD-dependent monooxygenase, whose translation MAGKVVVVGAGPVGLMVSCELALAGVETVTLDRLPRPREESMGMAINGTVVDLLEQRGLLAEVFDQGLEWPAAHFAHLALDPTRLASPHRNNMLMPQTVVEARLARRAVDLGVEVRRGEELVAVDQDERAVRLELRSAAGPSSLEADYVVGCDGADSTVRRLAGIGFPGVEYPFHGIVAELEFGMDEDSELWHYFGTREYPAGVFALAPTGEAGLRLVTAEFGVDPVDRDAPVSVPELRASVEALTGRPLDIGTPRWMRRWFNATRQADRYRAGRIFLAGDAAHVHFPLGGQALSTGVEDAVNLGWKLASVLAGTGPEDLLDSYHDERHPVGARACSTTLAQVALLHPLTVVAPLRELLTELFAFDEVNQYLVRMVGGQDVRYPMPDAGDHPLAGRRLADLPETTPVDGGDVTRLLQDGRAFVLGFAAAGPAGELAAWSDRVSFVAVEPLPGVSAEAVLVRPDGRIAWAGPAADGGLTGALRRWFGPPSDRPAALETDAAAAARS comes from the coding sequence ATGGCAGGAAAAGTTGTCGTCGTCGGTGCCGGCCCGGTCGGGCTCATGGTTTCCTGTGAACTGGCGCTGGCCGGCGTGGAAACCGTGACGCTCGACCGCCTTCCGCGACCCCGCGAGGAGTCGATGGGAATGGCCATCAATGGCACCGTCGTCGACCTGCTGGAACAGCGCGGGCTGCTGGCGGAGGTGTTCGACCAGGGGCTGGAATGGCCCGCGGCGCATTTCGCCCACCTGGCGCTCGACCCGACCAGGCTAGCCTCCCCGCACCGGAACAACATGCTGATGCCGCAGACCGTCGTCGAGGCGCGACTCGCGCGCCGGGCGGTGGACCTCGGCGTCGAGGTGCGGCGTGGCGAGGAGCTCGTCGCGGTCGATCAGGACGAGCGCGCCGTCCGGCTGGAGCTGCGCTCGGCGGCCGGACCCTCGTCCCTCGAGGCCGACTACGTGGTCGGCTGCGACGGCGCGGACAGCACCGTGCGCCGGCTGGCCGGCATCGGCTTCCCCGGCGTCGAGTACCCCTTCCACGGGATCGTCGCCGAGCTCGAGTTCGGCATGGACGAGGACAGCGAGCTGTGGCACTACTTCGGGACCCGCGAGTACCCGGCCGGCGTCTTCGCCCTCGCCCCGACGGGTGAGGCCGGGCTGCGGCTGGTCACGGCCGAGTTCGGGGTCGATCCGGTCGACCGCGACGCACCGGTGTCCGTCCCCGAGCTGCGGGCCAGCGTCGAGGCTCTCACCGGCCGGCCACTCGACATCGGCACGCCCCGCTGGATGCGCCGCTGGTTCAACGCGACGCGCCAGGCCGACCGCTACCGGGCCGGCAGGATCTTCCTGGCCGGCGACGCCGCGCACGTCCACTTCCCGCTCGGCGGCCAGGCGCTCAGCACCGGCGTCGAGGACGCCGTCAACCTCGGCTGGAAGCTCGCCTCGGTGCTCGCGGGCACCGGGCCCGAGGATCTCCTCGACAGTTACCACGACGAGCGGCACCCGGTCGGCGCGCGGGCCTGCAGCACGACCCTGGCCCAGGTGGCGCTGCTGCACCCGCTCACGGTGGTGGCGCCGCTTCGCGAGCTGCTCACCGAGCTGTTCGCCTTCGACGAGGTCAACCAGTACCTGGTCCGGATGGTCGGCGGCCAGGACGTGCGGTACCCGATGCCCGACGCCGGGGATCACCCGCTGGCGGGCCGCCGGCTCGCCGACCTGCCCGAGACGACCCCCGTCGACGGCGGTGACGTCACCCGGCTTCTCCAGGACGGGCGCGCGTTCGTGCTCGGCTTCGCGGCGGCGGGGCCGGCGGGCGAGCTGGCTGCCTGGTCCGACCGGGTCTCCTTCGTCGCCGTCGAGCCGCTCCCCGGGGTGTCCGCGGAGGCGGTCCTGGTCCGTCCGGACGGCCGCATCGCGTGGGCCGGCCCGGCGGCCGACGGTGGGCTGACCGGCGCGCTGCGCCGCTGGTTCGGGCCGCCATCCGACCGGCCGGCCGCCCTGGAGACCGACGCCGCCGCGGCAGCCCGCTCATGA
- a CDS encoding 3-oxoacyl-ACP synthase III family protein, with amino-acid sequence MTDVDVNLLGVGTALPGPPITNADLTARFGLPGAWQDWIDEFVGTKSRHFSVDLATGERLYTLVDLGELAGRRALEAAATDPAQVDLVVMSTSTPDQLMPATVNMVADRLGIDGVPTYQLQAGCTGAVQTLDLAARLLSTGRYRTALVLGGDSSAKHFDISASLLTMPPEVQVNGMLFGDGVGAAVLSAHPAHGAAVLRHVVTRLEGLGRAPGQVVEWFGWGDRASELPPVSEDFKAVERAVPTMTCEAFEELLAVLGWARTDIDFVLPPQLSGKMTARILEQLAVPYAQDVSCVTDIGNTGNALAFFQLQELLKLLAPGDRAVGVSIEASKWVKAGYAIEIPAL; translated from the coding sequence ATGACCGACGTCGACGTCAACCTTCTGGGGGTGGGCACGGCGCTCCCCGGTCCGCCGATCACCAACGCGGACCTGACGGCGAGGTTCGGCCTGCCGGGCGCCTGGCAGGACTGGATCGACGAGTTCGTGGGGACGAAGAGCCGGCACTTCTCGGTCGACCTGGCCACCGGCGAGCGCCTCTACACGCTCGTCGACCTCGGGGAGCTGGCCGGCCGCAGGGCGCTGGAGGCCGCCGCGACCGACCCGGCCCAGGTCGACCTGGTCGTCATGAGCACCTCGACGCCCGACCAGCTGATGCCGGCGACGGTGAACATGGTCGCGGACCGGCTCGGCATCGACGGCGTGCCGACCTACCAGCTGCAGGCCGGCTGCACCGGCGCCGTGCAGACCCTCGACCTGGCGGCGCGCCTGCTGTCGACGGGCCGGTACCGCACCGCGCTCGTCCTCGGGGGCGACAGCTCGGCCAAGCACTTCGACATCTCGGCGAGCCTGCTCACGATGCCGCCGGAGGTGCAGGTCAACGGCATGCTCTTCGGGGACGGAGTCGGCGCCGCCGTGCTGAGCGCGCACCCGGCCCACGGCGCCGCGGTGCTGCGCCACGTGGTCACCCGGCTGGAGGGCCTGGGGCGGGCGCCCGGCCAGGTCGTCGAGTGGTTCGGCTGGGGGGACCGGGCCAGCGAGCTGCCGCCTGTCTCCGAGGACTTCAAGGCCGTCGAGCGGGCCGTGCCGACGATGACCTGCGAGGCGTTCGAGGAGCTGCTCGCGGTGCTCGGCTGGGCCCGGACCGACATCGACTTCGTGCTGCCACCGCAGCTGTCGGGAAAGATGACGGCGCGCATTCTCGAGCAGCTCGCCGTGCCGTACGCCCAGGACGTCAGCTGCGTGACGGACATCGGCAACACCGGCAATGCGCTCGCGTTCTTCCAGCTACAGGAGCTTCTGAAGCTGCTGGCACCCGGGGACCGGGCCGTCGGAGTCAGCATCGAGGCCAGCAAATGGGTCAAGGCCGGCTATGCCATTGAAATACCCGCTCTCTGA
- the mpaM gene encoding daptide-type RiPP biosynthesis methyltransferase: MSVSADEVMGSATQVASLFAANGVQSLYGPFAAKLYHMLTKHDTVAVDELKAAVAGRPGPALELGCGTGRLTFPLLEWGYATTALDLSPDMLKILQDRLAEPSAAELASRAETVVGDMTSFSLDRKFGIVVIGGSAIWSLDEEQRASAFARIKEHLTPDGRLYITVVNFPQSTEGEPFENIFVFTTEDDTSPLLCTVFNYVDPVESIRSVNILCQRVTNGIVTDTVFGSQLTHPVAPAVLEKEIERAGLTVVGRHTIDAEVSLPNAEASPLRAQLRPTLLEASL; the protein is encoded by the coding sequence ATGTCGGTCTCCGCAGATGAGGTCATGGGAAGCGCCACCCAGGTGGCCTCGCTGTTCGCCGCGAACGGCGTGCAGAGTCTCTATGGTCCGTTCGCGGCCAAGCTTTACCACATGCTTACCAAGCACGACACGGTCGCCGTCGACGAGCTCAAGGCGGCCGTCGCGGGGCGGCCGGGGCCGGCCCTCGAGCTCGGCTGCGGCACCGGCCGTCTCACCTTCCCGCTGCTGGAGTGGGGCTACGCGACGACCGCGCTCGACCTGTCCCCGGACATGCTGAAGATCCTGCAGGACCGGCTGGCCGAGCCGTCGGCCGCCGAGCTCGCGAGCCGCGCCGAGACGGTCGTCGGCGACATGACGTCGTTCAGCCTCGACCGCAAGTTCGGGATCGTGGTCATCGGCGGCTCCGCCATCTGGAGCCTGGACGAGGAGCAGCGCGCCTCGGCGTTCGCCCGGATCAAGGAGCACCTGACCCCGGACGGGCGCCTTTACATCACGGTCGTGAACTTCCCTCAGTCGACGGAGGGCGAGCCGTTCGAGAACATCTTCGTCTTCACGACCGAGGACGACACCTCGCCGCTGCTGTGCACGGTGTTCAACTACGTCGACCCGGTGGAGTCGATCCGGTCGGTGAACATCCTCTGCCAGCGGGTCACCAACGGCATCGTGACCGACACGGTCTTCGGCTCGCAGCTCACCCACCCGGTCGCCCCGGCGGTGCTGGAGAAGGAGATCGAGCGCGCCGGGCTCACGGTGGTCGGGCGGCACACGATCGACGCCGAGGTGTCGCTGCCCAACGCCGAGGCGAGCCCGCTGCGGGCCCAACTGCGCCCGACGCTGCTGGAGGCCTCGCTCTAG
- a CDS encoding cytochrome P450: MALLTKDEMFAQYDWARPLREKDAFHRGEDGVLRALRFAETRQILLDHEHFSNSPDGETGNDTGTPLPYSDPPRHRHLRSLAATAFTRQRIVEMEVKVVEMMTKLLDKVADQGEMDVVADLASPLPTLVIADLLNIEPDRRDDFRRWTDAAFIIAGPMAGKDMDEIPEETFQAFGALYTFFDEIAEDRRRNPGDDLVTALTVAEINGERLAGQEVLDFCAMLLMAGSLSTAHLLANMMLCVVHHPGVLDTVRARPQVVPTLVEEVLRYFSPAPNSTPRIAKVRTTVAGQVIEAGEKVIPVVGSAHRDERVFADPDRFDIERDPNPHMGFGQGIHFCLGAPLARMEASLMLTMTAERFPGAWTIPDMKFEVNPSPSFWAPPVLPMTFSQ, encoded by the coding sequence ATGGCACTGCTGACGAAAGACGAGATGTTCGCGCAGTACGACTGGGCGCGACCGCTACGCGAGAAGGACGCGTTCCACCGCGGCGAGGACGGGGTGCTGCGGGCCCTGCGCTTCGCCGAGACCCGCCAGATCCTGCTCGACCACGAGCATTTCTCGAACAGCCCGGACGGTGAGACCGGCAACGACACGGGCACGCCGCTGCCCTACAGCGACCCGCCCCGGCACCGGCACCTGCGCTCGCTCGCGGCCACTGCCTTCACCCGCCAGCGGATCGTGGAGATGGAGGTCAAGGTCGTCGAGATGATGACCAAGCTCCTGGACAAGGTCGCGGACCAGGGCGAGATGGACGTCGTGGCGGACCTGGCCTCGCCGCTGCCGACGCTGGTCATCGCGGACCTGCTCAACATCGAGCCGGACCGGCGCGACGACTTCCGGCGGTGGACGGACGCCGCCTTCATCATCGCCGGCCCGATGGCGGGCAAGGACATGGACGAGATTCCCGAGGAGACGTTCCAGGCGTTCGGGGCGCTCTACACGTTCTTCGACGAGATCGCGGAGGACCGGCGGCGCAACCCGGGCGACGACCTGGTCACGGCGCTGACCGTCGCGGAGATCAACGGGGAGCGGCTGGCCGGCCAGGAGGTGCTCGACTTCTGCGCGATGCTGCTGATGGCGGGCAGCCTGAGCACGGCCCACCTGCTGGCCAACATGATGCTTTGCGTGGTGCATCATCCGGGGGTTCTCGACACCGTCCGGGCCCGGCCGCAGGTCGTCCCCACCCTCGTCGAGGAGGTGCTGCGCTACTTCTCGCCGGCGCCGAACTCCACCCCCAGGATCGCGAAGGTGCGCACCACCGTCGCCGGCCAGGTCATCGAGGCCGGCGAGAAGGTGATTCCGGTCGTCGGTTCCGCGCACCGCGACGAGCGGGTGTTCGCCGATCCCGACCGGTTCGACATCGAGCGCGACCCCAACCCGCACATGGGCTTCGGGCAGGGCATTCACTTCTGCCTCGGCGCGCCGTTGGCCAGGATGGAGGCGAGCCTCATGCTGACCATGACCGCCGAGCGGTTCCCGGGGGCGTGGACGATCCCGGACATGAAGTTCGAGGTCAACCCGTCGCCGTCGTTCTGGGCGCCGCCGGTGCTGCCCATGACGTTCAGCCAGTAG
- a CDS encoding ABC transporter permease yields MSFARTTLLIFERYLKISLRNPAWLVIGLMQPVLYLALFGPLLSPLGRAGVSGFPSGNSYQFFVPGLLVQLGMFGSAFVGFGIIIDLRSGVLERLKVTAASPLSLLLGRVLRDVLVLLVQAVLLVLVGLAFGLRAPVAGVLISFAIVGVLAVSLSSLSYGVGLKLKNEDALGPALNLVAVPAMLLSGILLPLSLAPGWLNWVSRVMPFRYIIDSMREAFRGNYATTLMLEGAAVSVGLAVVCLVFASRAFQRA; encoded by the coding sequence ATGTCGTTTGCCCGGACCACACTGCTGATCTTCGAGCGGTACCTGAAGATCTCGCTGAGAAACCCGGCCTGGCTGGTCATCGGTCTGATGCAGCCGGTCCTTTACCTGGCGCTGTTCGGACCGCTGCTGTCACCGCTCGGACGCGCGGGCGTCTCCGGCTTCCCGTCCGGCAACTCCTACCAGTTCTTCGTCCCCGGTCTGTTGGTGCAGCTCGGCATGTTCGGCTCGGCGTTCGTCGGCTTCGGCATCATCATCGACCTGCGCTCCGGTGTGCTGGAGCGGCTGAAGGTCACCGCGGCCAGTCCGCTGTCGCTGCTGCTCGGCCGGGTGTTGCGCGACGTCCTGGTCCTGCTGGTACAGGCGGTGCTGCTGGTGCTGGTCGGGCTCGCGTTCGGGCTGCGGGCGCCCGTGGCCGGCGTCCTGATCAGCTTCGCCATCGTCGGCGTGCTGGCGGTCAGCCTGTCGTCGCTGTCCTACGGGGTCGGGCTGAAGCTGAAGAACGAGGACGCGCTCGGGCCGGCGCTGAACCTCGTCGCCGTCCCGGCGATGCTGCTGTCCGGCATCCTGCTGCCGCTCTCGCTCGCTCCCGGCTGGCTGAACTGGGTCTCGCGGGTCATGCCGTTCCGCTACATCATCGACTCGATGCGGGAGGCGTTCCGCGGGAACTACGCCACGACGCTGATGCTGGAGGGCGCCGCCGTCTCGGTCGGACTGGCCGTGGTGTGCCTGGTCTTCGCGTCCAGGGCCTTCCAGCGCGCCTGA
- a CDS encoding daunorubicin resistance protein DrrA family ABC transporter ATP-binding protein, with translation MIDVRGLRQTYRAKKLTVEAVRGIDFTVEAGEIVGFLGPNGAGKTTTLRMLTTLLRPTAGQAQIAGADLLQNPKGVRARIGYVAQAGGADRNALVAEELVLQARLYGVPAREARRRASELLARLDLADLDRRVVKTLSGGQHRRLDVAIGLVHRPSLLFLDEPSTGLDPQSRSNLWDHIRRLREELGTTVFLTTHYLDEADALCDRILVIDHGQIVAEGTPEELKRRVSGDVVTIGVGDEAVAAKDVLTGQPGVREVVAAEDSVRLTVDEGGEAVATLMKVLDGAGVRVRSIQLHRPTLEDVFLTLTGRSLRDEAA, from the coding sequence ATCATCGACGTGCGTGGGCTGCGTCAGACCTACCGGGCCAAGAAACTCACCGTCGAGGCGGTGCGGGGTATCGATTTCACCGTCGAGGCCGGTGAGATCGTCGGTTTCCTCGGCCCCAACGGTGCCGGCAAGACGACGACGCTGCGCATGCTCACCACCCTGCTGCGGCCGACCGCCGGCCAGGCTCAGATCGCCGGCGCGGACCTGCTCCAGAACCCGAAGGGGGTGCGGGCCCGGATCGGCTACGTCGCCCAGGCCGGCGGAGCCGACCGCAACGCGCTGGTCGCCGAGGAGCTCGTCCTGCAGGCGCGGCTGTACGGCGTGCCGGCCCGCGAGGCGCGACGGCGGGCGAGCGAGCTGCTCGCCCGGCTCGATCTGGCGGATCTCGACAGGCGGGTCGTGAAGACGCTGTCTGGCGGTCAGCACCGGCGGCTGGACGTGGCGATCGGCCTGGTCCACCGGCCGTCCCTGCTGTTCCTCGACGAGCCGAGCACCGGCCTCGACCCGCAGAGCCGCAGCAACCTCTGGGACCACATCCGGCGGCTGCGCGAGGAGCTCGGGACCACGGTCTTCCTGACCACGCACTACCTGGACGAGGCGGACGCGCTGTGTGACCGCATCCTCGTCATCGACCACGGCCAGATCGTCGCGGAGGGCACCCCCGAGGAGCTGAAGCGCAGGGTCTCCGGCGACGTCGTGACCATCGGCGTCGGCGACGAGGCCGTCGCGGCGAAGGACGTGCTGACCGGCCAGCCGGGCGTGCGCGAGGTGGTCGCCGCGGAGGACTCGGTCCGGCTGACCGTCGACGAGGGCGGCGAGGCGGTGGCCACGCTGATGAAGGTGCTGGACGGCGCCGGGGTGCGGGTGCGCTCGATCCAGCTGCACCGCCCGACCCTCGAGGACGTCTTCCTCACCCTGACGGGCCGGTCGCTGCGCGACGAGGCGGCGTGA
- a CDS encoding thioesterase II family protein, whose translation MGDYSVKISTEGSVWLRSFHPGPAAATRIICFPHAGGSATYYFGLSAALSRAARVLAVQYPGRQDRRAEPAVEDVAELAGQIAGVLSDGPLADVDGPVAFFGHSMGAVVAFEVARRLEHEAGLKVDLLFASARRAPSRHRPSFVHLRGDAELAAEIARLGGTDGRLLADDEVFRMILPAVRSDYKAVETYRWAPGPKLSCAIAAFVGDADLSTTVDEARAWAGHTAGDFDLRVFPGGHFYLDEHRTDVVAAITSRLAALR comes from the coding sequence ATGGGTGACTACAGCGTGAAGATCTCAACCGAGGGTTCGGTTTGGCTCCGGAGTTTCCATCCCGGGCCCGCCGCGGCGACGAGAATAATCTGCTTCCCGCATGCCGGTGGTTCCGCCACCTACTACTTCGGGCTCTCCGCGGCATTGTCGCGGGCGGCCCGGGTGCTGGCGGTTCAGTACCCGGGCCGCCAGGACCGGCGGGCCGAGCCGGCGGTCGAGGACGTCGCCGAGCTGGCCGGGCAGATCGCTGGCGTGCTGAGCGACGGCCCGCTCGCCGACGTGGACGGGCCGGTGGCCTTCTTCGGGCACAGCATGGGAGCGGTCGTCGCGTTCGAGGTGGCGCGCAGGCTGGAGCACGAGGCGGGCCTGAAGGTCGACCTGCTGTTCGCCTCGGCTCGCCGCGCCCCGTCGCGGCACCGCCCCAGCTTCGTCCACCTCCGTGGCGACGCCGAGCTGGCCGCCGAGATCGCCAGGCTGGGCGGCACGGATGGCCGGCTGCTCGCGGACGACGAGGTGTTCCGGATGATCCTGCCGGCGGTGCGCAGCGACTACAAGGCCGTCGAGACGTATCGGTGGGCTCCTGGGCCGAAACTCTCGTGCGCCATCGCGGCATTTGTCGGCGACGCTGACCTGAGCACCACCGTCGACGAGGCGCGGGCCTGGGCCGGCCATACCGCGGGAGACTTCGATCTGCGCGTCTTTCCCGGCGGTCATTTCTACCTCGACGAGCACCGGACGGATGTCGTCGCGGCGATCACAAGCCGGCTCGCGGCACTTCGCTGA
- a CDS encoding AfsR/SARP family transcriptional regulator, which translates to MSAPKVETLLTVLLIRNNQVVSTSQLISEIWDERPPRRATAAVHVYISNLRKLLGDSGGGPAGPIVTRPPGYLLRLDSEQLDLTVFQRLVRQGRQSMSESRFEDAARTFDEALALWRGPIPLSSDGPVMTAFSVGVEEARLECVELRVEANLRLGRHRAAISDLYGLVNEHPLHEAFYGQLMRALYLSRRRADALEVYHQLREVLRRELGLEPGAALRELQRAVLTDTVVDGEQPARLTSGR; encoded by the coding sequence ATCAGCGCTCCGAAGGTCGAGACGTTACTGACCGTGCTACTGATCCGCAACAATCAGGTGGTCTCGACGTCACAGCTGATCTCGGAGATCTGGGACGAGCGGCCGCCGCGCCGGGCGACCGCGGCCGTTCACGTCTACATATCCAATCTCCGCAAACTGCTGGGCGACAGCGGCGGCGGGCCGGCGGGCCCGATCGTCACCCGGCCCCCGGGATATCTCCTGCGGCTCGACTCCGAACAGCTCGACCTGACCGTCTTTCAGCGCCTCGTCCGCCAGGGTCGCCAGTCGATGTCCGAGAGCCGTTTCGAGGACGCGGCGCGGACGTTCGACGAGGCGCTGGCCCTCTGGCGCGGTCCCATTCCCCTGTCCAGCGACGGGCCGGTCATGACCGCCTTCTCGGTGGGGGTCGAGGAAGCCCGGCTCGAATGCGTCGAGCTCCGCGTCGAGGCGAACCTACGGCTGGGTCGCCACCGCGCCGCGATCAGCGACCTCTACGGGCTGGTGAACGAGCACCCGCTGCACGAGGCCTTCTACGGCCAGCTGATGCGCGCGCTCTACCTGTCCAGGCGCCGGGCCGACGCGCTCGAGGTCTACCACCAGCTTCGCGAGGTGCTGCGCCGCGAGCTCGGGCTGGAGCCGGGGGCGGCCCTGCGGGAGCTGCAGCGTGCCGTACTGACCGACACGGTCGTCGACGGCGAGCAGCCCGCTCGCCTGACCAGCGGACGATAG
- a CDS encoding acyltransferase domain-containing protein, giving the protein MTVGFFVSRAQEEVDDGSAAFFDAYASVRRFYRDVQDWTGLDADQLLAGELPEHHATRNAALAIRSIAGQLAVHDVLGEAGVRPDAILALSLGITSASCMVGSLSREQMFRMLWHRRRIPDLPAGEPAQGVALCIEQPGQDRTRFYQGRDDVYLAVDFGRVSDGSRWAVLTGYKAALQELAAQEPEAIMVMERGTAAVHSPLRRHASDFVRAHVETLDVKDPLVPLAACLGPHALTTADEVREAIWRNLVVTASIPDGLAATTALGVTVLVVPGPSMADNMVEFPVPVVRVKVPGDVAEAVDAVREALG; this is encoded by the coding sequence ATGACGGTCGGATTCTTTGTCAGCCGGGCACAGGAGGAGGTGGACGACGGCAGCGCCGCCTTCTTTGACGCCTACGCCTCGGTCCGGCGGTTCTACCGCGACGTCCAGGACTGGACCGGGCTCGACGCCGACCAGCTGCTGGCCGGCGAGCTGCCCGAGCACCACGCGACGCGCAACGCGGCCCTGGCGATCCGGTCGATCGCCGGGCAGCTGGCCGTCCATGACGTGCTCGGCGAGGCCGGCGTCCGGCCCGACGCCATCCTCGCGCTGAGTCTCGGCATCACGAGCGCGAGCTGCATGGTCGGCTCGCTGAGCCGCGAGCAGATGTTCCGGATGCTGTGGCACCGGCGCCGTATCCCGGACCTGCCGGCCGGCGAGCCCGCGCAGGGAGTCGCCCTGTGCATCGAGCAGCCCGGGCAGGACAGGACCCGGTTCTACCAGGGCCGGGACGACGTCTACCTGGCCGTGGACTTCGGCCGTGTCTCCGACGGCTCCCGGTGGGCCGTGCTCACCGGCTACAAGGCCGCCCTGCAGGAGCTGGCGGCCCAGGAACCAGAAGCCATCATGGTCATGGAACGCGGGACGGCCGCCGTGCACAGCCCGCTGCGCCGGCACGCGAGCGACTTCGTGCGCGCCCACGTCGAGACGCTCGACGTCAAGGACCCGCTCGTCCCGCTCGCGGCATGTCTCGGGCCGCACGCTCTCACCACGGCGGACGAGGTCCGGGAGGCGATCTGGCGCAACCTCGTCGTCACCGCGAGCATCCCCGACGGCCTGGCCGCGACGACGGCCCTCGGGGTCACGGTCCTCGTGGTCCCGGGACCGTCGATGGCCGACAACATGGTCGAGTTCCCGGTTCCGGTCGTCCGGGTCAAGGTTCCGGGCGACGTCGCCGAGGCCGTCGACGCGGTGCGGGAGGCACTTGGCTGA